In bacterium, the following are encoded in one genomic region:
- a CDS encoding 2-oxoglutarate oxidoreductase: protein MQKVYSRPKYLKDAAFHYCPGCGHSIVHRLVAEVFEEMGIGERAIGVAPAGCAVLAYNYFDCDFVEGAHGRGAAIATGIKRRWPDAVVFSYQGDGDLAAIGTAETIHAAARGENITIIFVNNGIYGMTGGQMAPTTLRGMKATTAPFGREPRREGYNLDITHLVAEIEGTAFAARALITTPKEIKKAKKLIASAFECQLQGRGFSIVELVSACPTNWKLSPLASIKFIEENMAKAYPPGVLVERRLPEAAKE from the coding sequence ATGCAGAAGGTTTATTCGCGGCCAAAATACCTCAAGGACGCCGCTTTCCACTATTGCCCCGGCTGCGGCCACTCGATAGTCCACAGGCTGGTGGCCGAAGTCTTCGAGGAGATGGGTATCGGCGAGCGCGCGATAGGCGTCGCTCCCGCCGGTTGCGCCGTCCTCGCCTACAACTACTTCGACTGCGATTTCGTCGAGGGCGCTCACGGGCGCGGAGCCGCCATCGCGACCGGCATAAAGCGCAGGTGGCCCGACGCTGTCGTCTTCAGCTACCAGGGCGACGGCGACCTCGCCGCCATAGGCACCGCCGAAACGATCCACGCCGCGGCGAGGGGCGAGAACATAACTATAATTTTCGTCAACAACGGCATCTACGGGATGACGGGGGGCCAGATGGCTCCCACGACCCTTAGGGGCATGAAGGCCACCACCGCCCCCTTCGGCCGCGAGCCGCGCCGCGAGGGTTACAATCTCGACATAACCCACCTCGTCGCCGAGATAGAGGGCACCGCCTTCGCCGCGAGGGCGCTCATAACCACCCCCAAAGAGATTAAAAAGGCCAAGAAGCTTATCGCCTCGGCTTTCGAGTGCCAGCTTCAGGGAAGGGGCTTTTCCATAGTCGAGCTTGTCAGTGCCTGTCCCACCAACTGGAAGCTCTCCCCCCTGGCTTCGATAAAATTCATAGAAGAAAACATGGCCAAGGCATACCCCCCCGGTGTGCTTGTCGAAAGGCGCCTTCCCGAGGCGGCAAAGGAATAG